Proteins encoded in a region of the Vibrio sp. CB1-14 genome:
- a CDS encoding PTS transporter subunit EIIC has product MNKEAITTYMSDLSRAMLAPIYVLPLVGFVIAIGAATTNPGIVEVLPFLDAPFFKGMGEVLVWSTLSVLINLHIIFAVGISMGLAKKDKHLAGFNALIIYFIYLYTMHTYMKFNGLLLDGDLGGTGQANILGLQVVDTGIFVGMLIGIVNAYFHNKYSQKVLKGALSLYGESRLVLIIMIPVAIGLGILFTHIWPPVQHAIFGFGESIRGAGSMGVGVYGFLERILIPTGLHHLLWVPMHFSDLGGCAAVAGQNYCGIENIFLAEIGDPETTRLSSSIVFDSRSLVKIFGLTGAGLAMYHCADQDKREKVKAIVFPAVLSSILVGVTEPIEFSFLFVAPILFVVHAILTGLFMAVLSLLDVVAVGKGGLIDFIVYNIPLGTDKTDWPMYVAIGLVQLAVYYFVFRALITHLNLKTIGRGEAEMKLQTKDDYKNRNKTDAIDIAVGEFNSIAIIEGLGGKDNIVDVQNCYTRLRVEVRDPSLVDEAKIQESNPMGLVNKGQNIQIIFGSHVASVRQEVNEFLEAMA; this is encoded by the coding sequence ATGAACAAAGAAGCTATAACCACTTATATGAGTGACTTATCGCGCGCCATGCTGGCACCGATATATGTCCTTCCACTAGTGGGTTTTGTGATTGCCATCGGAGCGGCAACAACCAACCCAGGCATTGTCGAAGTACTGCCTTTCTTAGATGCCCCTTTCTTTAAAGGGATGGGAGAAGTGTTGGTTTGGTCAACGCTGAGCGTTCTTATTAACCTGCATATCATCTTCGCTGTCGGTATTTCGATGGGGCTTGCGAAAAAAGACAAGCACCTAGCTGGCTTTAACGCGCTGATCATCTACTTCATCTACTTGTACACCATGCATACCTATATGAAGTTCAATGGTCTGCTATTAGATGGTGACTTAGGGGGAACCGGTCAGGCGAACATCCTTGGCTTGCAAGTGGTCGATACAGGTATCTTCGTTGGCATGCTGATCGGTATTGTTAACGCTTACTTCCACAACAAATACAGCCAAAAGGTACTTAAAGGCGCGCTATCACTATACGGTGAATCTCGACTTGTGCTTATTATCATGATCCCGGTTGCGATTGGCCTTGGTATTCTGTTTACCCACATCTGGCCACCGGTTCAGCACGCTATCTTCGGCTTTGGCGAAAGCATTCGCGGCGCAGGTTCTATGGGTGTTGGTGTGTACGGTTTCCTAGAGCGTATCTTGATTCCAACAGGTCTTCACCACTTGCTTTGGGTGCCAATGCACTTCTCTGATCTCGGTGGCTGTGCTGCTGTCGCAGGTCAAAACTACTGCGGCATCGAGAATATCTTCCTTGCTGAAATTGGTGACCCAGAGACTACGCGTCTTTCTAGTTCAATCGTGTTTGACTCACGCAGCCTAGTAAAAATCTTTGGTTTGACAGGTGCGGGTCTTGCTATGTACCACTGTGCTGACCAAGACAAGCGCGAAAAAGTGAAAGCGATTGTGTTCCCTGCTGTGTTGTCTTCTATTTTGGTGGGTGTTACTGAGCCGATTGAATTCTCATTCCTTTTCGTAGCGCCAATCCTGTTTGTTGTGCACGCTATCCTTACTGGTCTATTCATGGCTGTGTTGTCGTTGCTGGATGTCGTGGCGGTAGGTAAAGGTGGTCTTATCGACTTCATCGTTTACAACATTCCACTGGGTACCGATAAAACCGATTGGCCGATGTACGTGGCGATTGGTCTGGTTCAGCTAGCGGTGTACTACTTTGTGTTCCGCGCGCTGATCACGCACCTCAATCTAAAAACCATTGGTCGCGGTGAAGCTGAAATGAAGCTACAAACCAAAGACGACTACAAGAACCGCAACAAAACAGACGCCATTGATATTGCAGTCGGTGAGTTCAACTCGATTGCTATCATTGAAGGTCTAGGTGGTAAAGATAACATCGTTGATGTGCAAAACTGCTACACCCGATTGCGTGTGGAGGTTCGTGACCCATCTTTGGTGGACGAGGCGAAAATTCAAGAATCGAACCCTATGGGTCTGGTCAACAAAGGCCAAAACATTCAAATCATCTTCGGCAGTCACGTAGCATCCGTGCGCCAGGAAGTGAATGAGTTCTTGGAGGCGATGGCGTAA
- a CDS encoding GntR family transcriptional regulator — MLYVKVLESLKEKINADVYSVGSALPTEKQLIEEYQVSRITIRKAVDELVKLKLVEKRRGSGTYVLEKQYSHQLNCLAGTSEILTHNNKTVKYQVTQFLMSSDNAPVHKLLGLKPNEPLYYIRRVKFIDDQPRIVEDSYMPVALFPDLNISTLQKSKFDYVEHEKGMLIQGSRQEFTAVDSDEEIMALLGMEKSHPIMNLRSISNLEDGRYFDYTEAWFHPNAHKLAIYLSRKRGHRKPVFP, encoded by the coding sequence GTGCTATACGTAAAAGTATTAGAGAGCTTAAAAGAGAAGATCAACGCGGATGTGTACAGCGTTGGATCAGCATTACCGACAGAAAAGCAGTTAATTGAAGAGTACCAAGTCAGCCGCATCACCATTCGCAAGGCCGTGGATGAACTGGTTAAGCTCAAGCTGGTCGAAAAGCGCCGTGGGTCTGGTACCTATGTACTGGAAAAGCAATATTCGCATCAACTCAATTGTTTGGCTGGCACCTCTGAAATCCTGACCCACAACAATAAAACCGTGAAGTATCAGGTGACGCAATTTTTGATGAGTAGTGACAACGCCCCCGTCCATAAACTCCTAGGACTAAAACCCAACGAGCCCTTGTATTACATACGTCGGGTGAAGTTTATTGATGACCAACCAAGGATTGTCGAAGACAGCTATATGCCGGTCGCATTGTTTCCCGACCTCAATATCTCTACGTTACAGAAATCAAAATTCGATTATGTCGAGCATGAGAAAGGAATGTTGATACAAGGCAGTCGCCAAGAGTTCACCGCCGTTGACTCCGATGAGGAGATTATGGCCTTGCTTGGAATGGAGAAAAGCCACCCGATCATGAACCTGCGCTCAATATCCAACCTAGAAGATGGGCGCTACTTTGATTATACCGAAGCCTGGTTTCACCCTAACGCTCACAAACTGGCAATCTACTTATCTCGTAAAAGAGGGCATAGAAAACCCGTATTTCCATAA